From Camelina sativa cultivar DH55 chromosome 20, Cs, whole genome shotgun sequence, the proteins below share one genomic window:
- the LOC104770371 gene encoding serine/arginine-rich splicing factor 7-like isoform X1 codes for MTMDDGNSVYVGGLPYDITEEAIRRVFSIYGSVLTVKIVNDKSVRGKCYGFVTFSNRRSVDDAIDDMDGKNIGGRAVRVNEVTTRGGRMNPGPGRVRPHGGWDRSPDRRSDGNYDRERYSDRSRERDRSQDRRKDQHYIEKERAYEHSLEFERRNDHDMLDRNGYKERVLEGDGGDWRGDRSFGDNGRGIKVKGTVTHEGRSQDTKRDDSSTMLDGGRGKDHFSNTSGDQSFQVKGELDSLIKMREALQDEVLAVEERLEEKEVVCSELQKKSKRLEDLLINEKKLVSQRRKELAKLHKSFSRVRECTDNLKDCEQELQSLVSAAARDGVAGADEGL; via the exons ATGACGATGGATGATGGTAACTCCGTCTACGTCGGCGGCCTACCTTACGACATCACCGAGGAGGCTATCCGCCGTGTATTTTCCATTTACGGCTCTGTGCTCACCgttaag ATTGTGAATGACAAGAGTGTAAGAGGGAAATGCTATGGCTTTGTTACATTTTCAAATCGTCGATCGGTTGATGATGCTATCGACGACATGGATGGAAAA AATATTGGTGGGCGTGCAGTGCGTGTGAATGAAGTGACGACAAGAGGTGGAAGAATGAATCCAGGTCCAGGGCGGGTACGACCACATGGTGGATGGGATAGAAGCCCTGATAGGAGAAGTGATGGTAATTATGACAGGGAACGGTATAGTGATAGGTCCAGAGAACGGGATAGGTCACAGGACAGAAGGAAAGATCAACATTACATAGAGAAGGAAAGAGCTTATGAGCATTCACTGGAGTTTGAGAGGAGAAATGATCATGATATGCTTGATAGAAATGGTTACAAGGAAAGAGTTCTTGAAGGTGATGGAGGAGATTGGCGTGGGGATCGGTCTTTTGGGGATAATGGTAGGGGAATCAAAGTCAAAGGGACCGTTACTCATGAAGGTAGGAGCCAAGATACAAAGAGAGATGATAG CAGTACCATGCTTGATGGTGGGCGTGGAAAAGATCACTTCTCTAATACAAGTGGAGATCAGAGTTTTCAG GTGAAAGGAGAACTGGATTCGCTGATTAAGATGCGTGAGGCGCTTCAAGATGAG GTGCTGGCGGTGGAGGAGAgattggaagaaaaagaagtagtGTGCTCAGAGTTACAAAAAAAGTCTAAG AGGTTAGAAGATTTGTTGATCAATGAAAAGAAACTGGTTTCACAACGCCGGAAAGAATTGGCAAAG CTACATAAATCATTTTCAAGGGTTAGAGAGTGCACTGACAACCTTAAAGACTGTGAGCAGGAACTCCAG TCGCTTGTTAGCGCAGCAGCTAGAGATGGCGTGGCAGGTGCTGATGAAGGACTGTGA
- the LOC104770374 gene encoding GDP-mannose transporter GONST4-like, translating to MSSSRFDSSKQYTTTSLVIGYALCSSLLAVINKFAITYFNYPGLLTALQYLTCTVAVWLLGKLGFLHHDPFTWETAKKFLPAAIVFYLAIFTNTNLLRHANVDTFIVFRSLTPLLVAIADTIFRSQPLPSRLTFLALIVILAGAVGYVATDSAFTLTAYSWALAYLVTITTEMVYIKHMVSHLGLNIWGYVLYNNLLSLMIAPIFWFLTGEHTEVFAAVNENGGNLFEPVAFSAVALSCVFGFLISYFGFAARNAISATAFTVTGVVNKFLTVVINVLIWDKHATPVGLVCLLFTICGGVGYQQSVALDKPVDTEKDNKKDSEKGEEDEELTPLNQGKIASVV from the coding sequence atgtctTCCTCTCGATTCGATTCAAGCAAACAATACACAACCACCAGCCTCGTCATCGGCTACGCACTCTGCTCCAGCCTCCTCGCCGTCATCAACAAATTCGCAATCACCTACTTCAACTACCCTGGTCTTCTCACCGCTCTCCAGTACTTAACCTGCACCGTCGCCGTCTGGCTTCTCGgcaaattagggtttctccATCACGATCCTTTCACCTGGgagactgctaagaagtttctCCCCGCAGCTATCGTCTTCTACCTCGCAATCTTCACCAACACCAACCTCCTCCGTCACGCTAATGTCGATACCTTCATCGTCTTCCGATCCCTCACCCCTCTCTTGGTCGCGATCGCTGATACTATCTTTCGTAGCCAGCCTTTGCCTTCGAGGCTTACGTTCTTGGCTCTAATCGTCATCCTCGCTGGTGCTGTTGGGTATGTTGCAACTGACTCGGCTTTTACTCTTACGGCTTATTCTTGGGCTTTGGCTTATCTCGTTACCATCACTACTGAGATGGTTTACATTAAGCATATGGTGTCGCATCTAGGATTGAACATTTGGGGATACGTTCTGTATAATAATCTCTTGTCGTTGATGATAGCTCCGATCTTTTGGTTTCTCACTGGCGAACACACCGAGGTTTTCGCCGCTGTGAATGAGAATGGTGGCAATTTGTTTGAGCCTGTTGCGTTTTCAGCTGTGGCGTTGTCCTGTGTGTTTGGTTTCCTTATCAGCTACTTTGGATTTGCTGCTAGGAATGCTATCTCTGCTACTGCGTTTACAGTGACTGGTGTTGTAAACAAGTTCTTGACTGTTGTGATCAATGTTTTGATTTGGGATAAGCATGCTACTcctgttggtttggtttgtctcCTTTTTACTATCTGTGGAGGTGTTGGTTATCAGCAGTCTGTGGCTTTGGATAAACCGGTGGACACCGAGAAGGACAACAAGAAGGATAGTGAGAAAggggaggaagatgaagagttgACGCCATTGAATCAGGGGAAGATAGCTTCTGTTGTATGA
- the LOC104770371 gene encoding zinc finger CCCH domain-containing protein 25-like isoform X2: MTMDDGNSVYVGGLPYDITEEAIRRVFSIYGSVLTVKIVNDKSVRGKCYGFVTFSNRRSVDDAIDDMDGKNIGGRAVRVNEVTTRGGRMNPGPGRVRPHGGWDRSPDRRSDGNYDRERYSDRSRERDRSQDRRKDQHYIEKERAYEHSLEFERRNDHDMLDRNGYKERVLEGDGGDWRGDRSFGDNGRGIKVKGTVTHEGRSQDTKRDDSTMLDGGRGKDHFSNTSGDQSFQVKGELDSLIKMREALQDEVLAVEERLEEKEVVCSELQKKSKRLEDLLINEKKLVSQRRKELAKLHKSFSRVRECTDNLKDCEQELQSLVSAAARDGVAGADEGL, encoded by the exons ATGACGATGGATGATGGTAACTCCGTCTACGTCGGCGGCCTACCTTACGACATCACCGAGGAGGCTATCCGCCGTGTATTTTCCATTTACGGCTCTGTGCTCACCgttaag ATTGTGAATGACAAGAGTGTAAGAGGGAAATGCTATGGCTTTGTTACATTTTCAAATCGTCGATCGGTTGATGATGCTATCGACGACATGGATGGAAAA AATATTGGTGGGCGTGCAGTGCGTGTGAATGAAGTGACGACAAGAGGTGGAAGAATGAATCCAGGTCCAGGGCGGGTACGACCACATGGTGGATGGGATAGAAGCCCTGATAGGAGAAGTGATGGTAATTATGACAGGGAACGGTATAGTGATAGGTCCAGAGAACGGGATAGGTCACAGGACAGAAGGAAAGATCAACATTACATAGAGAAGGAAAGAGCTTATGAGCATTCACTGGAGTTTGAGAGGAGAAATGATCATGATATGCTTGATAGAAATGGTTACAAGGAAAGAGTTCTTGAAGGTGATGGAGGAGATTGGCGTGGGGATCGGTCTTTTGGGGATAATGGTAGGGGAATCAAAGTCAAAGGGACCGTTACTCATGAAGGTAGGAGCCAAGATACAAAGAGAGATGATAG TACCATGCTTGATGGTGGGCGTGGAAAAGATCACTTCTCTAATACAAGTGGAGATCAGAGTTTTCAG GTGAAAGGAGAACTGGATTCGCTGATTAAGATGCGTGAGGCGCTTCAAGATGAG GTGCTGGCGGTGGAGGAGAgattggaagaaaaagaagtagtGTGCTCAGAGTTACAAAAAAAGTCTAAG AGGTTAGAAGATTTGTTGATCAATGAAAAGAAACTGGTTTCACAACGCCGGAAAGAATTGGCAAAG CTACATAAATCATTTTCAAGGGTTAGAGAGTGCACTGACAACCTTAAAGACTGTGAGCAGGAACTCCAG TCGCTTGTTAGCGCAGCAGCTAGAGATGGCGTGGCAGGTGCTGATGAAGGACTGTGA
- the LOC104770373 gene encoding uncharacterized protein LOC104770373 produces MEKSQRCNKDTTTNIGFCLLPSELIQNILFHLCIPEIIRMKLLNKYVLTTISDRSFIRQLNDGSQRDTWIFVYTRRWRRDNGVLHGFSDRSVRWFKIPVAEILAGEIRPGEDLYLLTASGNFLLFASNTHSGIIAVDLVGKIVTRISSCPLGPRGTSSWRRSGMKLVPDPSNPSHFRFMFAEMVNNRPVLFTYHSYTATWYTKEAEDTNNLAFEKNSNVIFLSLSNRPHESTVMSVEDGSMTNRFPRILRPRLNQSAIGQCPSSVGFSRNDLESQLLHIHGDEYKVVIRLDRVDNSKMNKTMKSLEVWEISSNGEKWELVSRAPSEVISNKPCGVMMGCLERRLGVIRVALMTNHEGLWNIIWLDYDKHKDKWELVPLPDCRFLQGSNMAGISFSSGLTFCL; encoded by the coding sequence atgGAGAAAAGCCAAAGATGTAACAAAGACACAACCACCAACATAGGCTTTTGCCTTCTTCCCTCTGAACTCatacaaaacatattatttCATCTTTGTATACCCGAGATCATCCGAATGAAACTACTCAACAAGTATGTTTTGACCACAATCTCTGACCGTAGTTTCATCCGACAGCTCAACGACGGATCACAGAGAGACACGTGGATCTTTGTCTACACAAGGCGTTGGCGCCGCGACAACGGTGTGCTTCACGGGTTCTCAGACCGATCCGTACGGTGGTTCAAGATCCCTGTGGCTGAAATACTCGCCGGGGAGATTCGCCCGGGCGAAGATTTATATTTACTAACGGCCAGCGGTAACTTCCTTCTCTTTGCCTCCAATACTCATAGTGGAATCATAGCCGTTGATTTGGTTGGCAAGATCGTTACAAGAATCAGCTCATGTCCGTTAGGTCCACGTGGAACATCGTCTTGGAGGCGATCCGGTATGAAGCTTGTGCCTGATCCATCAAATCCAAGTCATTTCCGGTTTATGTTCGCTGAGATGGTGAATAACCGACCGGTTCTGTTTACTTATCATTCTTACACAGCCACGTGGTATACTAAAGAAGCAGAGGATACAAATAATTTGGCTTTTGAGAAAAACAGTAATGTAATATTCTTAAGCTTATCGAATCGACCTCATGAGAGTACTGTGATGAGCGTTGAAGATGGTTCGATGACGAACCGGTTTCCGAGGATTTTGCGGCCGAGATTAAACCAAAGCGCGATCGGACAATGTCCGTCGAGTGTCGGGTTTAGTAGAAACGATCTAGAGAGTCAACTGTTGCATATACATGGAGATGAATACAAAGTGGTGATTAGATTAGACAGAGTAGATAATTCGAAGATGAATAAAACAATGAAGAGTTTAGAGGTTTGGGAAATAAGCTCAAACGGTGAGAAGTGGGAGTTAGTGTCAAGAGCACCGAGTGAAGTGATCAGCAACAAGCCTTGTGGTGTGATGATGGGTTGCTTGGAGAGGAGATTAGGGGTGATTAGAGTGGCTCTAATGACGAATCATGAGGGTTTATGGAATATAATTTGGTTGGATTATGACAAGCACAAGGATAAGTGGGAGTTGGTCCCACTACCTGATTGTAGATTCTTGCAAGGCTCAAATATGGCCGGGATTAGTTTCTCCTCTGGCCTCACCTTCTGTTtgtaa